One Gloeobacter morelensis MG652769 DNA window includes the following coding sequences:
- a CDS encoding TonB-dependent receptor produces MESRFVGALVMLAGSLTVGWASAASAEVPPPVLARASAPEPIRAQDLLREHTGRQAIDLKAVPSAWDWTQPVIEPQVGQATPAAPTAAPAAPAQEPVTAQQTDEGDFLDEVAVTATRRPTRARDSTQSVNVIKREDFQAQGAVTVSDALLLIPGFNNSTPALGGQSNLSANFLRGFGDTQYVVLRDGVRLGSPFNGRSDVSALVLDDLERIEVITGGSTLRYGSGSVGGVINLITETPKGPPKLSLSYQYGSYSFNRFVGKYSGGDDTFSYNLIFTGIAAGNNYPFGFTLPTSPQFYGPNDVVTGSSCVGPLGQACGDGSLPNGTNLYGFLKPEVGPPTKVQGINDLSHVGNDNYMGKFTFKPDTDNKLTLRLNQHNLLIGDRSPGYFDYNICGFFTGPATTPNGTYFNADFGEAARFLPLDRQGREQRCPVQTYLPVTPSSTLAFPFNYSRNYAGNLAIPTGTAFPQAERAQGDDSFFRRRSMSETEASLTWDWDISPSQSVNSYLAYYKQSLNFYRPNLYVYNTDVLGGQAANGPTASGVGELQVGPVFRPYIEGQRFEVQSAYNVQLSPGQILSVGANFVQDRIYVQTNTERDEFNVLAVSYQDVATSRTSVFIVDDISFSDLLKTNFGLRYTYSDQFGQILTPAAGVRVNLANNLSLRGNYSQVFNAPSLNNLFISTGTYGQNTGIPNPNLKPETGITFDIGVDYSPLRNLFVKLTYFSTYVDNTFQRRIFLNPNFTPGSTTETITIDQTINLGSRRGNGIEFSADWRFADQWQFRAIWTNVDARPYGNYSDDIDSFTYPNFKEYQDYNLPYNSVIGALTYANKGLTATLLARYDDGKYRFRGDNSTRVPSWFTLDLNAEIPITPIFTLTGSVFNLTDTQYEYLDANPAPGTTFRIGGRFEIGG; encoded by the coding sequence ATGGAGAGTCGGTTTGTGGGCGCGCTGGTAATGCTTGCAGGTTCGCTCACCGTGGGGTGGGCGAGCGCGGCGTCTGCCGAAGTGCCTCCCCCGGTACTGGCGCGGGCGAGCGCACCGGAGCCTATCCGCGCGCAGGATTTGCTGCGCGAGCACACCGGCCGCCAGGCGATCGATTTGAAGGCAGTGCCGTCCGCGTGGGATTGGACACAGCCGGTCATCGAACCGCAGGTGGGCCAGGCAACCCCCGCCGCTCCAACTGCTGCCCCGGCCGCTCCTGCGCAGGAGCCTGTGACCGCCCAGCAGACCGACGAAGGCGACTTTCTCGACGAAGTGGCGGTGACGGCGACCCGGCGGCCCACCCGGGCGCGCGATTCTACCCAATCGGTCAATGTGATCAAGCGCGAAGATTTTCAGGCCCAGGGGGCGGTGACCGTCTCCGACGCGCTGCTGCTTATTCCCGGCTTCAACAACTCCACCCCGGCCCTGGGCGGCCAGAGCAATTTGAGCGCCAACTTCCTGCGCGGTTTCGGCGACACCCAGTACGTGGTGCTGCGCGACGGCGTGCGCCTCGGATCGCCCTTTAACGGCCGCTCGGACGTCTCCGCGCTGGTACTCGACGACCTTGAACGCATCGAAGTGATCACCGGCGGTTCGACGCTGCGCTACGGTTCCGGTTCGGTGGGCGGCGTCATCAACTTGATCACCGAGACGCCCAAGGGGCCCCCCAAACTCAGCCTCAGCTACCAGTACGGCAGCTACTCGTTTAACCGCTTCGTGGGCAAGTACTCGGGCGGCGACGATACGTTTTCCTACAACTTGATCTTCACCGGCATCGCCGCGGGCAACAATTACCCGTTCGGCTTCACGCTGCCCACCTCGCCCCAGTTTTATGGACCCAACGATGTGGTCACCGGTTCCAGTTGCGTCGGCCCCCTAGGTCAAGCCTGCGGGGACGGCAGCCTACCCAACGGCACGAACCTCTACGGCTTTCTCAAGCCCGAAGTCGGTCCGCCCACCAAGGTGCAGGGAATCAACGACTTGTCGCACGTCGGCAACGACAACTACATGGGCAAGTTCACCTTCAAGCCCGACACCGACAACAAACTGACCCTGCGCCTCAACCAGCACAACCTGCTCATCGGCGACCGCAGCCCCGGCTACTTCGACTACAACATTTGCGGCTTTTTTACCGGTCCGGCCACCACCCCCAACGGCACTTACTTCAACGCCGATTTTGGCGAGGCGGCGCGGTTTTTGCCCCTCGACCGCCAGGGCCGCGAGCAGCGCTGTCCAGTGCAAACGTATCTGCCCGTGACACCCTCCTCGACGTTGGCTTTTCCGTTTAACTACTCCCGAAATTACGCTGGCAATCTTGCCATTCCCACCGGTACCGCCTTCCCACAGGCAGAAAGGGCCCAGGGCGACGACTCGTTTTTTCGCCGGCGCAGCATGAGCGAGACGGAGGCGTCTTTGACCTGGGACTGGGACATCTCGCCCTCGCAGTCGGTCAATAGTTACCTGGCCTACTACAAGCAGTCGTTGAACTTTTACCGGCCCAATTTGTATGTCTACAACACCGACGTTCTGGGCGGCCAGGCGGCAAACGGTCCCACCGCCAGCGGCGTGGGCGAACTGCAGGTCGGTCCGGTGTTTCGGCCGTATATCGAAGGCCAGCGCTTCGAAGTCCAGAGCGCCTACAACGTCCAGCTCTCCCCTGGGCAGATTTTGAGCGTCGGCGCCAACTTCGTGCAGGACCGGATTTATGTGCAGACCAACACCGAGCGCGACGAGTTCAACGTGCTCGCCGTTTCGTATCAAGATGTCGCCACCAGCCGCACCTCGGTCTTTATCGTGGACGACATTTCTTTTAGCGACCTGCTCAAGACCAACTTTGGCCTGCGCTATACCTACAGCGACCAGTTCGGCCAGATTCTCACCCCGGCGGCAGGGGTGCGGGTGAATCTGGCCAATAACCTGTCGCTGCGGGGCAACTACTCCCAGGTCTTCAACGCTCCGAGCCTGAACAACCTGTTTATCAGCACCGGCACTTACGGCCAGAACACCGGCATCCCCAACCCGAACCTCAAGCCCGAAACGGGGATCACCTTCGATATCGGGGTCGATTACAGCCCGCTGCGCAATCTGTTTGTGAAGCTCACTTACTTCAGCACCTACGTCGACAACACCTTCCAGCGCCGGATTTTCTTGAACCCGAACTTTACGCCGGGCAGCACCACCGAGACCATCACCATCGATCAGACGATCAACCTGGGCAGCCGCCGGGGTAACGGCATCGAATTTTCGGCCGACTGGCGCTTTGCGGATCAGTGGCAGTTTCGAGCGATCTGGACGAACGTCGACGCGCGCCCCTACGGCAACTATTCCGACGACATCGACAGCTTCACCTATCCCAACTTCAAGGAATACCAGGACTACAACCTCCCCTACAACAGCGTCATCGGTGCGCTCACCTACGCCAACAAGGGGCTGACCGCCACGCTTTTGGCGCGCTACGACGACGGCAAATATCGCTTTCGCGGCGACAACAGCACCCGGGTACCCTCGTGGTTCACCCTCGATCTCAACGCCGAAATCCCGATTACGCCGATCTTTACGCTCACCGGCAGCGTCTTCAACCTCACCGACACCCAGTACGAATACCTCGATGCCAACCCTGCCCCCGGCACCACCTTCCGGATCGGCGGACGCTTCGAGATTGGTGGGTAG
- a CDS encoding homoserine dehydrogenase — MVTPLRLALIGLGTVGSGVLRILHDTAGRDARLGTVQVVGVAVRDLERPRDLPVLPPLTDDPFALVRDPDVDVVAEVMGGVDLSYQLLTAALKAGKHVITANKALLARHGQELFALARAQSRQLRYEAAVGGGIPLIQPLEQCLGANRIHSVTAIINGTTNYILTQMATRQMAYSQALAEAQALGYAEANPAADVEGADAQEKLTILASIAFRIPLPPLEAIYREGITTIDLPDVSNAQQLGFGIKLLALAERCPDGRLDLRVHPTLVPVDHPLSRVDGAYNAVLIEAEPVGSIMFFGPGAGGGPTASAVISDLINILADRPAGPTPADFAQPPPGYLSIDEVQTRFYIRLRALDRPGVIGHIGQIFGRHSVSLASIVQKNPRGAAAELVIITHDVAEARLRAALAELRASSEVQDFCTAIRVLPEG, encoded by the coding sequence ATGGTAACCCCCTTGCGTCTGGCACTTATCGGTCTGGGTACGGTCGGCAGCGGTGTCCTGCGTATTTTGCACGACACGGCCGGGCGCGATGCGCGGCTGGGCACAGTCCAGGTGGTTGGGGTGGCCGTGCGCGATCTCGAAAGACCCAGAGATCTGCCGGTGTTGCCCCCGCTCACCGATGACCCGTTCGCACTGGTACGCGATCCGGACGTGGATGTGGTAGCTGAGGTGATGGGGGGAGTGGACCTGTCCTACCAGTTGTTGACCGCAGCGCTCAAGGCGGGCAAGCATGTGATCACTGCGAACAAAGCCTTGCTTGCCCGCCACGGTCAGGAGTTGTTCGCCCTGGCGCGCGCTCAAAGTCGCCAGTTGCGCTACGAGGCGGCGGTGGGCGGCGGCATCCCGCTCATTCAACCGCTGGAGCAGTGCCTGGGGGCCAACCGCATCCACTCGGTGACGGCCATCATCAACGGCACGACCAACTACATCCTCACCCAGATGGCCACCCGCCAGATGGCCTACAGCCAGGCCCTCGCCGAAGCCCAGGCCCTGGGTTACGCCGAGGCCAACCCGGCGGCGGACGTCGAGGGGGCCGACGCCCAGGAGAAGCTCACGATTCTGGCGAGCATTGCCTTTCGCATCCCGCTGCCGCCTCTGGAGGCGATTTATCGCGAGGGGATCACCACCATCGATCTGCCCGATGTAAGCAACGCCCAGCAGTTGGGTTTTGGGATCAAATTGCTGGCCCTCGCGGAGCGCTGCCCGGACGGACGGCTCGATTTGCGGGTGCACCCGACGCTGGTGCCGGTCGATCATCCCCTCAGCCGCGTGGACGGCGCCTACAACGCGGTGCTCATCGAGGCGGAACCGGTGGGGTCGATCATGTTCTTTGGTCCCGGGGCCGGGGGCGGTCCCACCGCGAGCGCGGTGATTTCTGATCTGATCAATATTCTCGCCGACCGGCCCGCCGGACCCACCCCCGCCGACTTTGCCCAGCCGCCGCCTGGTTATCTATCCATCGACGAAGTTCAGACCCGCTTTTACATCCGCCTGCGCGCCCTCGACCGGCCGGGGGTGATCGGCCATATCGGCCAGATCTTCGGCCGCCACTCGGTGAGCCTTGCCTCGATTGTGCAAAAAAATCCGCGTGGGGCCGCCGCCGAACTGGTGATTATCACCCACGACGTGGCGGAAGCGCGCCTGCGGGCAGCCCTGGCCGAGTTGCGCGCCAGCAGCGAAGTGCAGGATTTTTGCACCGCCATCCGGGTTCTGCCCGAGGGCTGA